One part of the Sphingobium yanoikuyae genome encodes these proteins:
- a CDS encoding DUF2239 family protein encodes MDRTLTAFSGDYWIATGDEDEVRAALRAMGDDAQNILLFDDRTGRQVDIDLQVDAAPRGRGRPKMGVQAREITLLPRHWDWLAAQPRGASATLRQLVEDAVKASADRPSPRAAMDAAYHFLTAMAGDRPGYEAAIRALYARDRAAFEAAAEGWPGAIRAHGLALAEPAFSA; translated from the coding sequence ATGGACCGCACATTGACGGCCTTTTCGGGCGACTATTGGATCGCGACCGGCGACGAGGATGAGGTGCGCGCGGCGCTGCGTGCCATGGGGGACGACGCGCAGAATATCCTGCTGTTCGACGATCGCACCGGACGGCAGGTGGATATCGACCTGCAGGTCGATGCGGCGCCGCGGGGGCGGGGGCGACCCAAGATGGGGGTGCAGGCGCGCGAGATCACCCTGCTGCCGCGCCATTGGGACTGGTTGGCGGCGCAGCCGCGCGGCGCCTCCGCCACGTTGCGGCAACTGGTGGAGGACGCAGTGAAGGCGAGCGCGGACAGGCCCTCGCCCCGTGCGGCGATGGACGCGGCCTATCATTTCCTCACCGCGATGGCAGGCGACCGGCCCGGTTATGAAGCGGCGATCCGTGCGCTTTATGCCAGGGACAGGGCGGCGTTCGAGGCGGCGGCGGAAGGCTGGCCCGGCGCGATCCGGGCGCATGGGCTGGCGCTGGCGGAGCCGGCCTTTTCCGCCTAG
- a CDS encoding YdeI/OmpD-associated family protein — MTDDFLQGTVHEAADDMQAAIRADAGIFALWQGLTPLGRNEFICWVEDAKQAATRARRIARTVEELQEGKKRPCCWAGCIHRTDKAPSRWQQAVLIEGKGKRG, encoded by the coding sequence ATGACGGACGATTTCCTTCAAGGCACGGTGCATGAGGCGGCCGATGACATGCAGGCGGCGATCCGGGCTGACGCCGGCATCTTCGCGCTGTGGCAGGGGCTGACGCCGCTTGGCCGCAACGAGTTCATCTGCTGGGTCGAGGATGCCAAGCAGGCCGCGACCCGCGCGCGGCGCATTGCGCGCACTGTCGAGGAATTGCAGGAGGGCAAGAAGCGGCCCTGCTGCTGGGCCGGCTGCATCCACCGCACCGACAAGGCGCCGAGCCGCTGGCAGCAGGCGGTGCTGATCGAGGGGAAGGGGAAGCGGGGCTAG
- a CDS encoding bestrophin family protein yields the protein MIVGRAPRIRQSFQTAWRTLIALFFWDLAVTIFYFISPFKAPALPLTIFGTALALVLGFRVNSAYQRWWEGRILWGAMVNVSRSWARAVMNFIPDRAETAELRQTLVERHIAYVQALRCQLRRIDPAPDVRRVLAGPEIPEEIPELGRRNPANGLLDGSGRRIEQARADGWIDSIQQTQIERLLVDMSNAQGGMERIKNTPLPAQYRSFPKFFTRLFCILLPIGLVETLGIATPVGSAVAGFMYLAVLQIGDDLVDPFGNDVHDLPLDSITTTIEADMCDTLGREGPPPVQPVDGVLW from the coding sequence ATGATCGTCGGACGTGCCCCACGTATCCGCCAGAGTTTCCAGACCGCGTGGCGTACGCTGATCGCGCTGTTCTTCTGGGATCTGGCGGTCACCATCTTCTACTTCATCTCGCCCTTCAAGGCGCCGGCCCTGCCGCTGACCATCTTCGGCACCGCGCTCGCCCTGGTACTCGGCTTCCGCGTCAACTCCGCCTATCAGCGCTGGTGGGAAGGCCGCATCCTGTGGGGTGCGATGGTCAATGTCTCGCGCAGCTGGGCACGCGCGGTGATGAACTTCATCCCCGACCGGGCCGAAACGGCGGAACTGCGTCAGACCCTGGTCGAACGCCATATCGCCTATGTCCAAGCGCTGCGCTGCCAGCTCCGCCGGATCGATCCGGCGCCCGATGTGCGCCGCGTGCTCGCCGGCCCGGAGATTCCGGAGGAGATTCCGGAACTGGGCCGCCGTAATCCCGCCAACGGCCTGCTCGACGGATCGGGCCGCCGGATCGAACAGGCGCGCGCGGATGGCTGGATCGACAGCATCCAGCAGACCCAGATCGAACGGCTGCTGGTCGACATGTCGAACGCGCAGGGCGGCATGGAGCGGATCAAGAACACGCCGCTGCCCGCCCAATATCGCAGCTTCCCCAAATTCTTCACCCGGCTCTTCTGCATCCTGCTGCCGATCGGCCTGGTCGAGACATTGGGCATCGCCACCCCGGTCGGATCGGCGGTCGCGGGCTTCATGTATCTTGCCGTGCTGCAGATCGGCGACGATCTGGTCGATCCGTTCGGCAACGACGTCCACGACCTGCCGCTCGACAGCATCACCACCACGATCGAAGCGGACATGTGCGACACGCTTGGCCGCGAAGGGCCTCCGCCGGTCCAGCCGGTCGACGGCGTGCTCTGGTAA
- a CDS encoding LysR family transcriptional regulator — MADRYAEILSFVKIAESGSLSEAAKRLDLSLAATSRRLSQLESRLGVMLVRRNSRHMTLTQEGQIFYEKAGQALSDIDQAENVVMRNATEPVGALRVVTTLHSGRSRLAPLFQHYATLHPEVAVHLEAAGQAANIVETGHDIAICFDPPPDSGLIMKRLADNPRMLCASPEYLSRRGVPRTIEDLASHDRIVIGGGQDMWRAIDMDMGRDNRASRVLSTNDGEMARMWALNGAGIVIKSLWAVSDDLEEGRLQTVLPAVALPESPIVALYLPAQGDSAKVRSCLDFLARHLKPAEATPAAA; from the coding sequence ATGGCCGATCGCTATGCTGAAATCCTGTCCTTCGTGAAAATTGCCGAATCGGGCAGCCTGTCCGAAGCGGCAAAACGACTGGACCTGTCGCTTGCCGCGACCAGTCGTCGCCTGTCGCAACTGGAGTCGCGGCTGGGGGTGATGCTGGTGCGCCGCAACAGCCGGCACATGACGCTGACGCAGGAAGGCCAGATCTTCTACGAGAAGGCGGGACAGGCGCTGTCCGACATCGACCAGGCGGAAAATGTCGTGATGCGCAACGCCACCGAGCCGGTCGGCGCATTGCGCGTGGTGACGACGCTGCATTCGGGCCGCAGCCGGCTGGCGCCGCTGTTCCAGCATTATGCGACGCTGCACCCGGAGGTGGCGGTGCATCTGGAGGCGGCGGGGCAGGCAGCCAATATCGTTGAGACCGGCCATGACATCGCCATCTGTTTCGATCCGCCGCCCGACAGCGGCCTGATCATGAAGCGGCTGGCCGACAATCCGCGCATGCTCTGCGCCTCGCCCGAATATCTCAGCCGACGCGGCGTGCCGCGCACGATCGAGGATCTGGCCAGCCATGACCGGATCGTCATTGGCGGCGGGCAGGATATGTGGCGCGCGATCGACATGGACATGGGGCGGGACAACCGGGCGAGCCGGGTGCTGAGCACCAATGATGGGGAAATGGCGCGGATGTGGGCGCTCAATGGCGCCGGTATCGTCATCAAGTCGCTATGGGCGGTGTCGGACGATCTGGAAGAGGGGCGGTTGCAGACGGTGCTTCCCGCCGTCGCGCTGCCGGAATCGCCGATCGTCGCCCTCTATCTGCCGGCGCAGGGGGACAGCGCCAAGGTGCGCAGCTGCCTCGACTTCCTGGCGCGCCACCTGAAGCCGGCCGAGGCAACCCCGGCCGCCGCCTGA
- a CDS encoding TonB-dependent receptor, with amino-acid sequence MKGQSKMAVVMASLLVGVASGTLAGVAHAQAQDMSAGDIIVTAQKREQNVQDVPLSVQVLGEAQLQANAVQDFNDLSRVSPSLSIRPAENPASANVAIRGVGTLAFSPGVEPSVAVILDDVALAFQSRAFTDLSDIERIEVLRGPQTTLYGKSASAGLINIVSKAPTKTLTASVRGMITTDDEQQIGAVLSGPLTDTLGFRTSVNYDDFKGNSRNLADGKTLNGRRYFSTRNKLRWNPTAELQADLAIDYADGRTTATRPFIELGDNAILRGNPAFTQDVFAPGITVDKDNTDVSIDFPTGNTYNDFAQSLRLSYDTGGPTIMSITAHDRYKSHDWFDSDDSAISSFQNFQYGHFDSEQFSQELRLISPGKDRFRYTLGAYYSNVDIGRDFYRGPLFSNANWDATNGSDLIAGFGQLEYDPLPGTTLIAGGRYSREKIDYVFTDLAASRVYAGRSSDSFGTYKLGIKQDVARDMNLYLTYATGHKGQAYDISSGFNQARADAGPVNPEKSDSLELGFRSQLLDRKVTLNVTVFNSNFRDFQTQAVENLADGTQNFRLTNVGKVRIRGLEMETSIRPVAGLTINGSLTYLDAKFKEFAGAACYVNQTAAQGCVGTPPRQDLSGKAMLISPKWKLAGNIDYAQPLGQGPLELVAQGAVTWQSKVVPLDQNPRTIQPEYAMVNIALGLRSADKSWQVMGFINNLFDQHYRYLINDVSNRYGTTAIQGYVPRDFHRYGGIRLSYSY; translated from the coding sequence ATGAAGGGGCAGTCGAAAATGGCAGTCGTGATGGCGAGCCTGCTGGTTGGCGTCGCATCGGGGACGCTGGCGGGCGTGGCCCATGCGCAGGCGCAGGATATGTCGGCCGGCGACATCATCGTGACGGCGCAGAAGCGCGAGCAGAATGTGCAGGATGTGCCCTTGTCCGTGCAGGTGCTGGGCGAGGCCCAGTTGCAGGCCAATGCGGTGCAGGATTTCAACGATCTGAGCCGCGTGTCGCCGTCGCTGAGCATCCGGCCGGCGGAAAATCCGGCGAGCGCCAATGTCGCGATCCGCGGCGTCGGCACCCTGGCCTTCAGCCCCGGCGTCGAGCCGAGCGTCGCGGTCATCCTGGACGATGTGGCGCTGGCCTTCCAGTCGCGCGCCTTCACCGATCTTTCCGATATCGAGCGGATCGAGGTGCTGCGCGGGCCGCAGACGACGCTGTATGGCAAGTCGGCCTCGGCGGGCCTCATCAATATCGTGTCCAAGGCACCGACCAAGACGCTGACCGCGTCGGTGCGCGGCATGATCACCACCGATGACGAGCAGCAGATCGGCGCGGTTCTTTCCGGGCCGCTGACCGACACGCTGGGTTTCCGCACCAGCGTCAACTATGATGATTTCAAGGGCAATTCGCGCAACCTGGCCGACGGCAAGACGCTGAATGGACGCCGCTATTTCTCCACCCGCAACAAGCTGCGCTGGAACCCGACGGCCGAGTTGCAGGCCGATCTGGCGATCGATTATGCCGATGGGCGGACGACAGCGACGCGGCCCTTCATCGAACTGGGCGACAATGCGATCCTGCGCGGCAACCCCGCCTTTACCCAGGATGTGTTCGCGCCGGGCATCACGGTCGACAAGGACAATACGGACGTGTCGATCGATTTTCCGACCGGCAACACCTATAATGATTTCGCCCAGTCGCTGCGGCTGAGCTATGATACGGGTGGCCCGACGATCATGTCGATCACCGCGCATGACCGCTACAAGTCGCATGACTGGTTCGACAGTGACGATTCCGCGATCAGCAGCTTCCAGAATTTCCAATATGGCCATTTCGACAGCGAGCAGTTCAGCCAGGAACTGCGGCTGATTTCGCCCGGCAAGGACCGGTTCCGCTATACGCTGGGCGCCTATTACAGCAATGTCGACATTGGCCGCGACTTCTATCGCGGGCCGCTCTTTTCCAACGCCAATTGGGATGCGACCAACGGCAGCGACCTGATCGCGGGCTTTGGCCAGCTGGAATATGATCCGCTGCCCGGCACGACACTGATCGCCGGTGGCCGCTACAGCCGGGAAAAGATCGATTATGTGTTCACCGATCTGGCGGCCAGCCGGGTCTATGCGGGGCGCAGCAGCGACAGTTTCGGCACCTACAAGCTGGGCATCAAGCAGGATGTCGCGCGCGACATGAACCTCTATCTCACCTATGCGACCGGGCATAAGGGGCAGGCCTATGACATCTCGTCGGGCTTCAACCAGGCGCGCGCCGACGCCGGCCCGGTGAACCCGGAAAAATCCGACAGCCTGGAGCTTGGCTTCCGATCGCAGTTGCTGGATCGTAAGGTGACGCTGAACGTCACCGTCTTTAATTCCAACTTCCGCGATTTCCAGACCCAGGCGGTGGAAAATCTGGCCGACGGGACGCAGAATTTCCGTCTGACCAATGTCGGCAAGGTGCGCATCCGGGGGCTGGAAATGGAAACCAGCATCCGCCCGGTGGCCGGGCTGACCATCAATGGGTCGCTGACCTATCTGGACGCCAAGTTCAAGGAGTTTGCCGGCGCGGCCTGTTATGTGAACCAGACCGCGGCGCAGGGATGCGTCGGCACGCCGCCGCGCCAGGATCTGAGCGGCAAGGCGATGCTGATCTCGCCCAAGTGGAAGCTGGCGGGCAATATCGATTATGCCCAGCCGCTGGGACAGGGGCCGCTGGAACTGGTCGCGCAGGGGGCCGTCACCTGGCAGAGCAAGGTCGTGCCGCTGGACCAGAATCCGCGCACCATCCAGCCGGAATATGCGATGGTGAACATCGCGCTGGGGCTGCGCAGCGCCGACAAGTCCTGGCAGGTGATGGGCTTCATCAACAATCTGTTCGACCAGCATTATCGCTACCTGATCAACGATGTGTCGAACCGCTACGGGACGACGGCGATCCAAGGCTATGTGCCGCGCGATTTCCATCGTTATGGCGGCATCCGCCTGAGCTACAGCTATTGA
- a CDS encoding sialate O-acetylesterase: MSWRVAGLGLAALIGAAGSAGGAAPLPDIYVLAGQSNMSGRGALADLTEPERAPVPGVMMLGNDGIIRPAVEPIDSAQGQQDMVSADRLAAVGPGLFFARALIARQRRPILLIPCAKGGSAIARWRPGGDRTTLYGSCLARVRSVRGRLAGILWYQGESDTENETAATGYGAALADLVGHFRRDLGRAELPFLFAQIADRPAAPEHVARYPGWAMVQAAQRDIALRCAYMVPTGGLARQADELHLVTDAQRRLGMAMARAMMALQADGCGR, translated from the coding sequence TTGAGCTGGCGAGTTGCCGGGCTGGGCCTGGCCGCGCTGATCGGCGCGGCTGGCTCGGCGGGCGGCGCGGCGCCCTTGCCCGACATCTATGTGCTGGCCGGCCAGTCCAACATGTCGGGGCGGGGCGCCTTGGCGGACCTTACCGAGCCGGAAAGGGCGCCGGTGCCGGGCGTGATGATGCTGGGCAATGACGGCATCATCCGGCCGGCGGTGGAACCGATCGACAGTGCGCAGGGACAGCAGGACATGGTGTCAGCGGACCGGCTGGCGGCGGTCGGACCGGGCCTGTTCTTTGCCCGCGCGCTGATCGCGCGGCAGCGGCGGCCGATCCTCCTGATCCCCTGTGCCAAGGGTGGCAGCGCGATCGCGCGCTGGCGACCCGGCGGGGACCGAACAACGCTCTATGGATCCTGTCTGGCGCGGGTGCGATCGGTCCGCGGACGGCTGGCCGGCATCCTCTGGTATCAGGGCGAGAGCGACACGGAAAATGAAACGGCGGCAACGGGTTATGGCGCTGCGCTGGCCGATCTGGTCGGGCATTTCCGGCGGGATCTGGGACGCGCAGAGCTGCCGTTCCTCTTTGCGCAGATCGCCGATCGGCCGGCCGCGCCGGAACATGTCGCGCGCTATCCGGGATGGGCGATGGTGCAGGCGGCGCAGCGCGACATTGCCCTGCGCTGCGCCTATATGGTGCCGACCGGCGGCCTTGCGCGGCAGGCGGACGAACTGCATCTGGTGACCGATGCCCAGCGCCGGCTGGGCATGGCAATGGCGCGGGCGATGATGGCCTTGCAGGCGGATGGATGCGGGCGCTGA
- a CDS encoding fatty acid desaturase family protein — protein MTVHDPILAAASRTRSAIPDDTKMLRAAADLTRTLSTANPAIYWPDMLASALIGYGALAGAILAQNVAIAIGCALLSMMALYRAASFIHELTHIRKGALPGFRFGWNLLVGIPLMIPSFLYEGVHTQHHARTRYGTAEDPEYLPLALMKPWSLPLFIIVAALAPVGLILRFGVLTPLSLLIPPLRRKVVAEFSALSINPAYRRRAPEGEFARMWHWQEAGACLFALALVGSVFAFGWKPLLVYMAIHSAMTVINQLRTLVAHLWENEGEAMTVTAQYLDSVNVPPPGTLPELWAPVGLRYHALHHLLPSVPYHNLAAAHRQLMATLDIDSPYRQGNYTGMFPLVAKIARSTMHAR, from the coding sequence ATGACTGTGCATGATCCCATATTGGCCGCCGCGTCGCGCACGCGGTCGGCTATACCCGACGATACGAAGATGCTGCGCGCTGCCGCGGATCTGACGCGCACCCTGTCGACCGCGAACCCGGCCATCTACTGGCCGGACATGCTGGCGTCGGCGCTGATCGGCTATGGCGCGCTGGCCGGTGCGATTCTGGCCCAGAATGTGGCGATCGCGATCGGCTGTGCCCTGTTGTCGATGATGGCGCTCTATCGCGCGGCCAGCTTCATCCATGAGCTGACCCATATCCGCAAGGGCGCGCTGCCCGGCTTCCGATTCGGCTGGAACCTGCTGGTCGGCATTCCGCTGATGATCCCGTCCTTCCTGTATGAAGGCGTGCATACCCAGCATCATGCCCGCACCCGTTATGGCACGGCGGAAGACCCGGAATATCTGCCGCTGGCGCTGATGAAGCCCTGGTCGCTGCCCCTGTTCATCATCGTCGCCGCGCTGGCGCCGGTCGGCCTGATCCTGCGTTTCGGCGTGCTGACGCCGCTCAGCCTCCTCATCCCGCCGCTGCGGCGCAAGGTGGTGGCGGAGTTTTCGGCGCTGTCGATCAATCCCGCCTATCGCCGCCGTGCGCCCGAGGGTGAGTTTGCCCGCATGTGGCATTGGCAGGAAGCGGGCGCCTGCCTGTTCGCGCTGGCGCTGGTCGGCAGTGTCTTCGCCTTCGGCTGGAAGCCCTTGCTCGTCTATATGGCGATCCATTCGGCGATGACCGTCATCAACCAGCTGCGCACCCTGGTCGCGCATCTGTGGGAGAATGAGGGCGAGGCGATGACCGTGACGGCGCAATATCTGGATTCGGTCAATGTGCCGCCGCCCGGCACGCTGCCCGAACTGTGGGCGCCGGTCGGCCTGCGCTATCATGCGTTGCATCACCTGCTGCCGAGCGTGCCCTATCATAATCTGGCGGCCGCGCATCGGCAGCTGATGGCGACGCTCGACATCGACTCGCCCTATCGCCAGGGTAATTACACCGGCATGTTCCCGCTGGTCGCCAAGATCGCCCGGAGCACGATGCACGCGCGCTGA
- the lptG gene encoding LPS export ABC transporter permease LptG — MQFDFFPSRQVSWYMVRLFLTRTLAVLAMLVVVLQMLDLLGNSGDILAYPGNGDAQLWHYVGLRAPQIVARFLPFSVLLGTLIMLATLNQNSEIIAMKAAGLSAQQILAPLIAAALGVSVLSYAFNERIVARSTAMLSAWQAVDFGPVPADSGIKTNPWVRDGNNLVTAAIVAGHGQDVQLRKVEIFNRINNSLTTIITAPKGHYDAASKSWVLEGARQFDVARGTLQNVGTVRFGSDIRPDQFTLAKVDPDALTFSELQAAIGDLHDAGRPTAELEGSLWHKLSGPLSAVLMPILGSVAAFGLARSGQLFLRAVMGMALGFAYFVADNFSLAMGNLGAYPPILAAWAPFLLFLLLGETVLFRTEE; from the coding sequence ATGCAGTTCGATTTCTTCCCCTCGCGCCAGGTCAGCTGGTACATGGTGCGGCTGTTCCTGACCCGCACGCTCGCCGTGCTGGCGATGCTGGTGGTCGTGCTGCAGATGCTCGACCTGCTCGGCAATTCGGGCGACATCCTCGCCTATCCGGGCAATGGCGATGCACAGCTCTGGCATTATGTCGGCCTGCGCGCGCCCCAGATCGTCGCCCGCTTCCTGCCCTTCTCGGTGCTGCTCGGCACGCTCATCATGCTGGCGACGCTCAACCAGAATAGCGAAATCATCGCGATGAAGGCGGCGGGCCTCTCCGCCCAGCAGATCCTCGCCCCGCTGATCGCCGCCGCGCTCGGCGTCTCGGTCCTCAGCTACGCCTTCAACGAACGGATCGTTGCCCGCTCGACCGCGATGCTCAGCGCCTGGCAGGCGGTCGACTTCGGCCCGGTGCCCGCGGACAGCGGGATCAAGACCAACCCCTGGGTGCGTGACGGCAATAATCTCGTCACCGCGGCGATCGTCGCGGGCCATGGCCAGGACGTGCAGTTGCGCAAGGTCGAGATCTTCAACCGCATCAACAACAGCCTCACCACCATCATCACCGCGCCCAAGGGCCATTATGACGCCGCCAGCAAGAGCTGGGTGCTGGAAGGCGCGCGCCAGTTCGACGTCGCCCGCGGCACGCTCCAGAATGTCGGCACCGTCCGCTTCGGCAGCGACATCCGTCCCGACCAGTTCACCCTGGCCAAGGTCGATCCCGACGCCCTGACCTTCAGCGAGTTGCAGGCGGCGATCGGCGACCTGCACGATGCCGGGCGACCGACCGCGGAACTGGAAGGCAGCCTGTGGCACAAGCTGTCCGGGCCGCTCTCGGCCGTGCTGATGCCGATCCTCGGCTCCGTCGCCGCCTTCGGCCTCGCCCGCTCGGGCCAGCTCTTCCTGCGCGCGGTGATGGGCATGGCGCTGGGCTTCGCCTATTTCGTCGCCGACAATTTCTCGCTCGCCATGGGCAATCTGGGCGCCTACCCGCCGATCCTCGCGGCCTGGGCGCCCTTCCTCCTCTTCCTGCTGCTCGGCGAGACGGTGCTGTTCAGAACCGAGGAATAG
- the lptF gene encoding LPS export ABC transporter permease LptF, producing MLTAIDRYLARLIALPLLGTLVIAAMLLVLDKMLSLFDFVAAEGGPVSVVWRMLANMLPEYLSLGIPIGLMLGILLAFRKLATSSELDVMRAVGLSYGRLLRVPYMFAFALALLNLGIVGWVQPLSRHAYEALRFELRSGALGASIKVGEFTSLGKRMTLRIERSLDEGRNLRGIFVRAVGKDGQSVAVTAAQGAFLATDDPDTIIFRLRDGVLVNDAPKYKTPRILSFSSHDLPIDLPQIENFRGRDVDREKTLPELFSMGRDPATPTKLRNEVRSNFHFRMVEVVMMMLLPMAALAFAIPPKRSTSALGVFLSIVFIVTYHKINQYGESIGSLGKIDPIIALWGPFLLASGLIFWMYHVIAHRPGGQPIAALEYAFAKLGKQIGRLLRFVTRRGEPAQGAA from the coding sequence ATGCTGACTGCCATCGACCGATATCTCGCCCGCCTGATCGCGCTGCCATTGCTTGGCACGCTGGTGATCGCCGCGATGCTGCTGGTGCTCGACAAGATGTTGAGCCTGTTCGATTTTGTCGCGGCCGAAGGCGGCCCCGTCAGCGTCGTGTGGCGCATGCTCGCCAACATGCTGCCCGAATATCTCTCGCTCGGCATTCCGATCGGGCTGATGCTCGGCATCCTGCTCGCCTTCCGCAAGCTTGCCACCTCGTCCGAACTCGACGTCATGCGCGCCGTCGGCCTGTCCTATGGCCGGCTGCTGCGCGTCCCCTACATGTTCGCCTTCGCCCTCGCCCTGCTCAACCTCGGCATTGTCGGCTGGGTCCAGCCCTTGTCCCGCCACGCCTATGAGGCGCTGCGCTTCGAACTGCGCTCGGGCGCGCTGGGCGCGTCGATCAAGGTCGGCGAGTTCACCAGCCTGGGCAAGCGCATGACCCTGCGGATCGAACGCAGCCTGGACGAAGGACGCAACCTGCGCGGCATCTTCGTCCGCGCCGTCGGCAAGGATGGCCAGTCGGTCGCGGTCACGGCGGCCCAGGGCGCCTTCCTCGCCACCGACGATCCTGACACCATCATCTTCCGCCTGCGCGACGGCGTGCTGGTGAACGATGCGCCCAAGTACAAGACGCCGCGCATCCTCTCCTTCTCCAGCCACGATCTGCCGATCGACCTGCCGCAGATCGAGAATTTCCGCGGCCGCGACGTCGACCGGGAAAAGACCCTGCCCGAACTCTTCTCGATGGGGCGTGATCCCGCCACGCCGACCAAGCTGCGCAACGAGGTCCGCTCCAACTTCCATTTCCGCATGGTCGAAGTGGTGATGATGATGCTGCTGCCGATGGCCGCGCTCGCCTTCGCGATCCCGCCCAAGCGCTCGACCTCGGCGCTCGGCGTGTTCCTTTCGATCGTCTTCATCGTCACCTATCACAAGATCAACCAATATGGCGAAAGCATCGGCTCGCTGGGCAAGATCGATCCGATCATCGCGCTATGGGGGCCGTTCCTGCTGGCGTCCGGGCTGATCTTCTGGATGTATCATGTCATCGCCCACCGCCCCGGCGGACAGCCGATCGCGGCGCTGGAATATGCCTTCGCCAAGCTCGGCAAGCAGATCGGCCGCCTGCTCCGCTTCGTGACGCGGCGCGGCGAGCCGGCGCAAGGAGCAGCCTGA
- a CDS encoding DUF2141 domain-containing protein, with product MVMLKVAMGLMPVAVLLAATPALAHGQEITNDLSRCAASAKGPAVLVDVRGFAEATGRVRMQSYHATKASWLTKGEWLNRIDTVVRPSEGGMRFCMPIPEPGKYGIAVRHDRDGNGKTDISRDGGGFSNNPSINIFNLGKPSVDKAAFYAGPGVTRITINLKYM from the coding sequence ATGGTCATGTTGAAAGTTGCAATGGGTCTGATGCCGGTGGCGGTTCTGTTGGCCGCAACGCCTGCCTTGGCCCATGGTCAGGAAATCACGAACGACCTGTCCCGTTGCGCCGCGTCGGCCAAGGGGCCGGCGGTGCTGGTCGATGTGCGCGGCTTTGCCGAGGCGACCGGCCGCGTGCGCATGCAGTCCTATCACGCCACCAAGGCGAGCTGGCTGACCAAGGGCGAATGGCTGAACCGGATCGACACCGTGGTCCGCCCGTCCGAAGGCGGCATGCGATTCTGCATGCCGATCCCGGAGCCGGGCAAATATGGCATCGCCGTGCGGCATGACCGCGACGGCAATGGCAAGACCGACATTTCGCGGGATGGCGGCGGCTTTTCGAACAATCCGTCGATCAACATCTTCAATCTGGGCAAGCCGTCGGTCGACAAGGCCGCCTTCTATGCTGGACCGGGCGTGACCCGGATCACCATCAACCTCAAATATATGTAA
- a CDS encoding acylglycerol kinase family protein — MVRVALLSNPKSTGNRQTLPRVRSYCANNPDIFHYEVEHVDQIGRALQTIARVDPAVIVINGGDGTVQAALTELYQGEHFCGRVPPIAVLPNGKTNLIALDLGIHGDPIKALERIVEIAKSGLGDHVVQRELIALTDGQTTRPVLGMFLGGAGLADYILYCRDKIYPLGLSNGFSHFLTALAVLASLVFGIRARFLPQSSHPVSISLMREGQLAGRFSVLIVTTLERLLLGVDPGDSRRGNMKLMAVDQSVSALLRLVWASVFRRMGKQQMQGIHLEQGDTIRIEGAQSSVILDGEIFRASEGKPILLRSTEPVPFLRLAA; from the coding sequence ATGGTTCGCGTCGCGCTCCTGTCCAATCCCAAGTCCACGGGCAACCGGCAGACCCTGCCGCGCGTGCGCAGCTATTGTGCCAACAACCCGGACATCTTCCATTATGAGGTCGAGCATGTCGACCAGATCGGCCGCGCGCTGCAGACGATTGCGCGGGTCGATCCGGCAGTCATCGTCATCAATGGCGGCGACGGGACGGTGCAGGCGGCGCTGACCGAACTCTATCAGGGCGAGCATTTCTGCGGTCGGGTGCCGCCGATCGCGGTGCTGCCCAATGGCAAGACCAACCTGATCGCGCTGGACCTGGGCATCCATGGCGACCCGATCAAGGCGCTGGAGCGGATCGTCGAGATCGCCAAGTCGGGGCTGGGCGACCATGTCGTGCAGCGCGAACTGATCGCGCTGACCGACGGGCAGACGACCCGTCCGGTGCTGGGCATGTTCCTGGGCGGTGCGGGCCTGGCCGACTATATCCTCTATTGCCGGGACAAGATCTATCCGCTGGGCCTGTCCAACGGATTCAGCCATTTCCTGACTGCGCTCGCCGTGCTGGCGTCGCTGGTTTTCGGCATTCGTGCCCGATTCCTGCCACAATCCAGCCACCCGGTCAGCATCTCGCTGATGCGCGAGGGGCAGTTGGCGGGGCGCTTCTCGGTCCTGATCGTGACCACGCTGGAGCGGCTGCTGCTGGGCGTCGATCCGGGTGACAGCCGCCGTGGCAACATGAAGCTGATGGCGGTCGACCAGAGCGTGTCGGCGCTGCTGCGCCTGGTCTGGGCCAGCGTCTTCCGCCGGATGGGCAAGCAGCAGATGCAGGGCATCCATCTGGAGCAGGGCGACACGATCCGCATCGAGGGTGCGCAGAGCAGCGTGATCCTGGACGGCGAAATCTTCCGCGCGTCGGAAGGCAAGCCGATCCTGCTGCGTTCGACCGAGCCGGTGCCCTTCCTGCGCCTGGCCGCCTGA